In Paenibacillus sp. FSL R7-0345, a single window of DNA contains:
- a CDS encoding phosphoribosyltransferase — translation MSASYARLSESISSAKNVRIFKNKDTTYDFKLYPFGERGTYIHPELISEITANLASSITEQFPAFDYIVSPEPGGHTWGMLAAYKLNKPMNILRLSTELYDNYEVCIKRETAYNENYIYFDGFKSGDRVLILDDVISSGATIRCIADQMKIMGIELVGVQGILAKGEHYKKLEADYGFPVRVLSAV, via the coding sequence ATGAGCGCATCCTATGCACGGCTCAGTGAATCCATCAGCAGCGCCAAGAACGTGAGGATCTTCAAAAATAAGGACACTACCTATGATTTTAAGCTGTACCCTTTTGGCGAACGCGGCACCTACATCCACCCGGAGCTGATCAGTGAAATTACCGCTAATCTGGCCAGCAGCATTACGGAGCAGTTCCCGGCCTTTGATTACATCGTATCGCCCGAGCCGGGCGGTCATACCTGGGGGATGCTGGCAGCCTACAAGCTGAACAAGCCGATGAACATTCTGCGGCTCAGCACCGAGCTGTACGACAATTATGAGGTATGCATCAAGCGGGAGACCGCGTATAACGAAAATTATATTTATTTTGACGGCTTCAAGTCGGGGGACAGGGTGCTTATTCTCGATGATGTCATCAGCTCGGGCGCAACAATCCGCTGCATTGCGGATCAAATGAAGATTATGGGGATCGAGCTTGTCGGGGTGCAGGGCATTCTGGCCAAAGGCGAGCACTATAAGAAGCTTGAGGCAGACTACGGATTTCCGGTTCGGGTGCTGTCAGCGGTGTAA
- a CDS encoding IMP dehydrogenase: MAYYYEQPSRTFSEFLLVPSLTTKACIPGNVDLRTPVTKFKRGETPALTMNLPVTSAVMQAVSDHNMAIALAKSGGISFIYGSQSVEQQVEMVRRVKKFKAGFVVSDANLRPEDTLQDVLALKARSGHSTIAITDNGEPTGKLMGIVTSRDYRENRLPRECPITGFMTPLSSLIYAQEGITLTEANDMIWDHKLNCLPVVNSEGNLMYLVFRKDYDSHQEYPLELHDSNKQLIVGAGINSRDYKERVPALVEAGADVLCIDSSDGYSEWQAETIRYIKETFGEAVKVGAGNVVDKEGFLYLVEAGADFIKVGIGGGSICITREQKGIGRGQASSVIEVAAARQEYYEQTGIYVPICSDGGIVHDYHIVLALAMGADFVMLGRYFARFDESPGRKLLVGGNFVKEYWGEGSSRARNWQRYDFGNADKESKLEFEEGVDSFIPYAGRLKDNLDLSISKIKSTMCNCGALTIPQLQQHAKITLVSATTIYEGGAHDVMLKEKDRTS; the protein is encoded by the coding sequence ATGGCTTACTATTATGAGCAGCCGTCCAGAACGTTCAGCGAATTCCTGCTCGTTCCGAGTCTGACGACCAAAGCATGTATCCCGGGAAATGTGGATCTCCGCACGCCCGTAACCAAATTCAAGCGCGGCGAGACGCCGGCCCTAACGATGAACCTGCCGGTGACCTCTGCCGTTATGCAGGCGGTCTCTGACCACAATATGGCGATTGCTCTGGCCAAAAGCGGCGGCATCTCCTTCATCTACGGCTCCCAATCCGTCGAGCAGCAGGTCGAGATGGTCCGCCGGGTCAAAAAATTCAAAGCAGGCTTCGTCGTAAGCGACGCTAACCTTCGTCCGGAGGATACCCTGCAGGATGTGCTCGCCCTCAAAGCCCGCAGCGGCCACTCCACCATCGCCATCACCGACAACGGGGAGCCGACCGGCAAGCTGATGGGCATCGTTACCAGCCGTGATTACCGCGAAAACCGGCTGCCCCGGGAATGTCCGATTACCGGATTCATGACCCCGCTCTCCTCCTTAATTTACGCTCAAGAAGGCATTACCCTGACTGAAGCCAATGATATGATCTGGGATCACAAGCTGAACTGCCTGCCGGTTGTGAACAGCGAGGGCAATCTGATGTACCTGGTCTTCCGCAAGGATTATGACAGCCATCAGGAATATCCGCTGGAGCTGCATGACAGCAACAAGCAGCTGATCGTCGGCGCCGGCATTAACTCGCGTGACTATAAGGAGCGGGTTCCGGCACTGGTGGAAGCTGGAGCGGATGTGCTCTGCATCGACTCCTCAGACGGCTATTCCGAATGGCAGGCCGAGACAATCCGGTATATTAAGGAAACGTTCGGGGAGGCTGTAAAGGTTGGCGCCGGCAATGTCGTGGATAAGGAGGGTTTTCTCTACCTAGTGGAGGCTGGAGCAGATTTCATCAAGGTCGGGATCGGCGGAGGCTCCATCTGCATTACCCGGGAGCAAAAAGGCATCGGCCGCGGCCAGGCCTCCTCTGTAATCGAAGTAGCTGCCGCCCGCCAGGAGTACTACGAGCAAACTGGAATCTACGTGCCGATCTGCTCTGACGGCGGGATCGTTCACGACTACCATATTGTGCTCGCCCTGGCGATGGGCGCTGATTTTGTTATGCTGGGCCGCTACTTTGCCCGGTTCGACGAGAGCCCTGGCCGCAAGCTGCTGGTCGGCGGGAACTTCGTCAAGGAATACTGGGGCGAAGGCTCCAGCCGGGCCCGCAACTGGCAGCGTTACGACTTCGGCAATGCCGACAAGGAGAGCAAGCTGGAATTCGAGGAAGGCGTCGATTCCTTCATCCCGTATGCCGGCCGGCTCAAGGATAATCTCGATCTATCCATCAGCAAAATCAAATCAACCATGTGCAACTGCGGCGCCCTGACCATCCCCCAGCTGCAGCAGCACGCCAAAATCACCCTTGTCTCCGCAACAACTATTTACGAAGGCGGGGCACATGATGTTATGCTAAAGGAGAAGGATCGTACATCCTGA
- the hpt gene encoding hypoxanthine phosphoribosyltransferase, which translates to MNELRKVLVSKAELESKVRELGAVISRDYEGKELVLIGILKGAAVFMSDLMREITFPVAVDYMSVSSYGSSATTSGVITIKQDIDTDIRGKHVLLVEDLIDTGLTLQHLKQLFALREAASVRICTILSKPSRRVADIPIDYNGIDIPDEFVVGYGLDYAEQYRNLPEVWIVETDGGH; encoded by the coding sequence ATGAACGAATTACGCAAGGTACTGGTAAGCAAGGCAGAGCTGGAGAGCAAAGTACGGGAGCTGGGCGCCGTCATCTCACGCGATTATGAAGGCAAGGAGCTTGTCCTCATCGGCATCCTGAAGGGAGCCGCCGTATTCATGTCCGATCTGATGCGGGAGATCACCTTCCCGGTCGCCGTTGACTATATGTCCGTATCCAGCTATGGCAGCAGCGCTACCACTTCAGGTGTCATCACCATCAAGCAGGACATCGACACCGACATCCGCGGCAAACACGTCCTGCTCGTCGAGGACCTGATCGACACCGGCCTCACCCTGCAGCACCTGAAGCAGCTCTTCGCCCTCCGCGAAGCCGCCAGCGTCCGCATCTGCACCATCCTCAGCAAGCCCTCCCGCCGCGTGGCCGATATTCCTATCGACTACAACGGCATCGACATCCCCGACGAATTCGTCGTCGGCTACGGCCTCGACTACGCCGAGCAATACCGCAACCTGCCGGAGGTATGGATTGTGGAGACGGATGGCGGGCATTAA